A stretch of the bacterium genome encodes the following:
- the sthA gene encoding Si-specific NAD(P)(+) transhydrogenase — MSTPRYDMIVLGSGPGGQRAAISAAKLGKKVAIVERMRELGGVCVATGTIPSKTMREAAIHLSGIQQRAFYGAAYRNKENVTADDLRHRTQMVMMREWEVIRNQLTRNNVDIIVGSGRFKDPHTITVEYHGEIQELQGDFIVVAVGTRPYMPVGVEHDGEVIMNADSIIELKRLPRTMTCIGGGVIGLEYASIFAALGVQVTVIDQATELLSFVDTEIVDALIYQLRQLNVVFRLGEKVEQVAIERSGDTPRAVMTLASGKIVVTDVALYSAGRQANADTIDAANAGLEVDQRGRINANSRYRTNVDHIFAVGDVVGFPALASTSMEQGRLAALEAFGMRDDRQVPDIYPYGIYTIPEISTVGATEALLTQESIPYEIGVARYREIARGQILGDDTGVVKLIVDQRSRRLLGVHAIGTGATELIHIGQAVIAHNGTIDYLIHAVFNYPTLAECYKTAALDAHNRLAAINAVRPAPRPA; from the coding sequence ATGTCAACGCCTCGATATGATATGATTGTGCTCGGCAGCGGACCGGGTGGTCAGCGTGCGGCGATTTCCGCCGCGAAGCTTGGCAAGAAAGTGGCGATTGTCGAGCGCATGCGCGAACTTGGCGGAGTCTGCGTGGCAACTGGGACTATACCGTCCAAAACGATGCGCGAGGCGGCGATTCACCTGTCCGGTATTCAACAGCGCGCGTTCTACGGCGCGGCATACCGCAACAAGGAGAATGTCACAGCGGATGACTTGCGACATCGCACCCAAATGGTCATGATGCGGGAATGGGAAGTTATCCGCAATCAGCTGACGCGGAACAACGTGGATATCATCGTAGGCAGTGGTCGCTTCAAGGACCCGCACACGATTACGGTCGAATATCACGGAGAGATACAGGAGTTGCAAGGCGATTTCATCGTCGTGGCCGTCGGCACGAGGCCCTACATGCCTGTGGGCGTTGAACACGACGGCGAAGTGATCATGAACGCCGATTCGATCATTGAACTGAAGCGGCTGCCGCGTACCATGACATGCATCGGCGGCGGCGTGATTGGTTTGGAATACGCCAGCATCTTCGCCGCACTGGGTGTGCAAGTGACCGTGATTGATCAGGCAACAGAACTCCTGAGCTTCGTGGACACGGAAATTGTGGATGCGCTGATCTATCAACTCCGGCAGTTAAACGTCGTCTTTCGACTCGGTGAGAAGGTGGAACAGGTCGCCATTGAGCGCAGCGGGGATACTCCGCGCGCCGTGATGACGCTTGCCTCCGGTAAGATTGTTGTGACAGATGTTGCTCTCTATTCGGCGGGCAGACAGGCCAATGCCGACACGATTGACGCCGCTAACGCAGGGTTGGAAGTTGACCAACGAGGCAGAATCAATGCCAACTCCCGATACCGCACGAACGTGGATCACATCTTCGCGGTCGGTGATGTGGTCGGATTTCCTGCGCTTGCTTCGACTTCGATGGAGCAGGGCAGACTCGCTGCACTCGAAGCCTTCGGAATGCGCGACGACCGCCAGGTCCCCGACATATATCCCTATGGCATCTACACAATTCCTGAAATCTCGACCGTCGGAGCGACGGAAGCTCTGCTGACGCAGGAGTCCATCCCCTACGAAATCGGCGTCGCGCGCTATCGTGAGATTGCCCGTGGTCAGATTCTCGGAGACGACACCGGTGTGGTCAAGCTCATCGTTGATCAACGCTCACGACGACTTCTCGGTGTGCACGCCATCGGCACCGGAGCGACGGAACTGATTCACATTGGTCAAGCCGTCATCGCGCACAACGGAACCATCGACTACCTGATTCACGCGGTATTCAATTATCCGACGCTTGCGGAGTGCTACAAGACCGCCGCCCTCGACGCGCATAATCGCCTCGCAGCCATCAACGCAGTTCGTCCTGCTCCACGCCCTGCTTGA
- a CDS encoding T9SS type A sorting domain-containing protein: protein MKILKTLFVTFAAVILLAGLGASKAHAWCDPGDIYCGTVIDTTVRFGHDDVERYRSGSSGPYCTPGGTDDRWRGKAHVYRIRGNYDPLWITLDWNDNPTTTRDDLILVLLEDCDANKCMGADPHYLEFSTQNGNRLPNDDSNGFWIIVDSRRDTTIAYTLRIFCGDYPFDVELISFSATRSAEGVDLRWSTASETENDRFEITRRELGTDDNVLVGVVAGHGTTSSQQNYQFVDRSAGEVGYEYQLAAFDVNGNMQVFGHAIVESGTHVTPVADEFKLIDNYPNPFNPTTNIRFSLASASEVALSVYDVQGRLVAELFSGSMNAGAHELAFDATGLTSGVYFAQLSGSFGSDVMKMVLMR, encoded by the coding sequence ATGAAGATTTTGAAGACCCTCTTTGTTACATTCGCGGCGGTTATCTTGCTCGCTGGTTTGGGCGCCTCGAAGGCGCATGCCTGGTGTGACCCGGGTGACATTTATTGTGGAACGGTGATTGACACGACGGTCCGATTTGGACATGATGACGTGGAGCGCTACCGCTCCGGAAGCTCGGGTCCGTATTGTACGCCGGGTGGAACTGACGATCGCTGGCGCGGCAAAGCGCATGTCTACCGTATTCGCGGCAACTACGACCCGCTGTGGATTACGCTGGATTGGAATGATAATCCAACGACTACCCGCGATGACTTGATTCTCGTCCTGCTCGAAGACTGCGACGCGAACAAGTGCATGGGCGCAGATCCGCACTACCTTGAGTTCTCAACACAGAACGGAAATCGTCTCCCAAATGACGACAGCAATGGATTCTGGATCATTGTTGACAGCCGTCGTGATACGACCATTGCATATACGTTGCGAATCTTCTGCGGCGACTATCCGTTTGATGTCGAGCTGATTTCGTTCTCGGCAACGCGCAGCGCGGAAGGCGTTGACTTGCGCTGGAGCACTGCCTCTGAGACGGAGAACGACCGGTTTGAAATTACCCGCCGCGAACTTGGCACGGATGATAATGTGCTGGTTGGAGTGGTCGCCGGACACGGCACCACGTCGTCGCAGCAGAACTATCAGTTCGTTGATCGCTCTGCGGGCGAGGTTGGTTACGAGTATCAGTTAGCCGCATTCGATGTGAACGGAAACATGCAGGTGTTCGGCCACGCCATCGTGGAATCGGGAACGCACGTGACTCCCGTGGCAGACGAGTTCAAGCTGATTGATAACTACCCCAATCCGTTCAACCCGACTACGAACATCCGGTTCTCGCTGGCATCCGCCTCTGAGGTCGCTTTGAGCGTGTACGATGTTCAAGGAAGGCTTGTTGCCGAGCTTTTCAGTGGCTCAATGAATGCGGGTGCTCATGAGCTCGCCTTTGACGCCACCGGTTTGACTTCTGGTGTATACTTTGCGCAGTTAAGCGGAAGTTTTGGCAGCGACGTAATGAAGATGGTTCTCATGAGGTAG
- a CDS encoding glycosyltransferase, whose product MSRTDLHIHTKFSDRATNFFLRKLSAPESMTEPRAAYELAKRRGMDFVAFTDTDTLEGFAQVAQFPDVIPACETTVMFPEDGCPVRLLIYGLTESELAKILSFRGQLYAVRDYLLAEDLYHVVAQPLEPHDRKLNADHVERLLLLFDHFESRSTGRQQRTNEFTAALLDALTPEYLDQLQRKWKIEPASERPWQKGQVGGSNDYCAQYIGLTWTETPPATSVKELLTHLRLRAGSPNGMHGSTIASAHSMYRVGAELYAHNVFKRQGAVHGMLDLIVNHVLTPERQKPRRIARSLWSSFKGLFKVKKPLSPIERKIITEIYHAYRELPKEERLSGIGRDDLGTFDARLFGMADRILSQLSYSLLKEAVDDFEKGEIGNGVQYAAALLPIQSVMAPYLYSFDKLNRDRILIRQIEERTQGVLELPKKSPRKKVAWFSDTVSDVNGVSMTLARMSEVAESLDEDLEIICSVAASRAPQGSKFHNFAPVGEISIPDYELQKLSVPPILRIIRYLESQPFDEYIISTPGPIGLIAIYCAKLFKVRVRSIYHSDFPQHVRQITGDEGLEDTTWKYMRWFYGLSDAVYSPSDHYRKQLIEHGFNPRRLFLYNRGTDLDFYNPRHRDEEFYKPQGIQGRVIFVYTGRVSREKNLDVVIDAFVQDDLLKEKAALAIVGDGPYREELIRRNLPPMIVFPGFVKGKQLAKAYASGDVFVFPSTTDTYGNSVLEAQASGLPALVSNEGGPKEIILPGESGFVLAGYDTKAWRDAMRSLVESDELRHRMAAAARARAATRDWTTAFKEFWDEDPYPRPDEEVRAVVIA is encoded by the coding sequence ATGTCACGAACCGACCTCCACATCCATACGAAATTCTCGGATCGGGCGACAAACTTCTTTCTTAGGAAGTTGTCCGCTCCGGAATCCATGACCGAACCGCGGGCTGCTTACGAGTTGGCCAAGCGGCGAGGGATGGATTTCGTCGCCTTCACGGACACGGATACGCTCGAAGGATTTGCTCAGGTCGCGCAGTTCCCCGATGTCATACCGGCGTGCGAGACGACCGTCATGTTTCCGGAGGACGGCTGTCCGGTGCGTCTGCTGATTTACGGATTGACCGAATCTGAACTTGCCAAGATTCTCTCGTTTCGCGGACAACTCTATGCGGTGCGGGATTACCTGCTTGCGGAGGACCTGTATCACGTCGTCGCGCAGCCGCTCGAACCGCATGACCGAAAACTGAATGCGGATCACGTCGAGCGACTGCTGTTGCTCTTTGATCACTTTGAATCGCGAAGCACGGGTAGACAGCAGCGGACAAACGAATTCACCGCCGCACTGCTCGACGCATTGACGCCGGAGTATCTCGATCAGCTGCAGCGCAAGTGGAAGATTGAGCCGGCGTCGGAGCGACCGTGGCAAAAGGGTCAAGTCGGCGGTTCCAACGACTACTGCGCGCAATACATCGGGCTGACGTGGACGGAAACTCCACCCGCGACCTCCGTCAAAGAGTTGCTCACTCACTTGCGTTTGCGCGCCGGTTCGCCGAACGGCATGCACGGTTCGACCATCGCATCGGCGCACTCGATGTATCGGGTCGGCGCCGAGCTTTACGCACACAACGTGTTCAAGCGGCAGGGCGCGGTGCACGGCATGCTTGACTTGATCGTCAATCATGTGCTCACACCTGAGCGGCAGAAGCCGCGCCGCATCGCGCGTTCCCTGTGGAGCAGTTTCAAAGGCTTATTCAAAGTCAAGAAGCCGCTCTCGCCGATCGAGCGAAAGATTATTACGGAAATCTATCACGCTTACCGCGAACTTCCCAAAGAAGAGCGGCTTTCCGGCATCGGGCGCGACGATCTTGGAACTTTTGACGCGAGGTTGTTCGGAATGGCGGACCGCATCCTGAGCCAGCTAAGTTACAGTTTGCTGAAGGAAGCAGTGGACGATTTTGAAAAAGGTGAAATCGGGAACGGTGTCCAGTATGCGGCTGCGTTGCTGCCTATTCAAAGTGTCATGGCTCCGTATCTGTATTCATTCGACAAACTCAATCGCGATCGCATTCTGATCCGGCAGATCGAGGAGCGAACGCAGGGAGTGCTTGAGCTTCCCAAGAAGTCGCCGCGAAAAAAGGTCGCGTGGTTTTCGGATACGGTGTCCGATGTGAACGGCGTCTCCATGACGCTGGCCCGCATGTCGGAAGTGGCGGAGAGCCTCGACGAAGACCTGGAAATCATCTGCTCTGTCGCCGCATCTCGCGCTCCGCAAGGCAGCAAATTCCACAACTTCGCACCGGTGGGAGAGATCTCCATCCCTGATTACGAGTTGCAGAAGCTGTCGGTTCCGCCGATTCTGCGGATCATTCGCTACCTTGAGTCGCAGCCTTTTGATGAATACATTATTTCGACGCCGGGTCCGATCGGGCTGATCGCGATCTACTGCGCGAAGCTGTTCAAGGTGCGGGTGCGCTCAATTTATCACAGCGACTTTCCGCAGCATGTGCGTCAGATCACCGGCGACGAGGGTCTGGAAGATACTACATGGAAATACATGCGCTGGTTCTACGGACTTTCCGACGCGGTGTATTCGCCCAGCGATCATTACCGCAAGCAGCTCATCGAGCACGGCTTTAATCCGCGCAGACTGTTTCTCTATAACCGCGGGACAGACCTCGACTTCTACAATCCGCGGCATCGCGATGAGGAGTTCTACAAACCTCAGGGCATTCAGGGGCGAGTTATCTTCGTCTATACGGGGCGGGTATCACGAGAGAAGAATCTCGACGTGGTGATTGACGCCTTTGTGCAGGACGATTTGCTGAAGGAAAAGGCCGCGCTGGCCATTGTGGGAGACGGACCATACCGCGAAGAGCTGATCCGCCGTAACCTGCCGCCGATGATCGTCTTTCCGGGATTTGTGAAAGGCAAACAGCTTGCGAAAGCCTACGCATCGGGCGACGTGTTCGTGTTTCCGTCCACGACGGACACGTACGGTAATTCCGTGCTGGAGGCTCAGGCCTCAGGATTGCCCGCACTGGTCTCCAACGAGGGGGGACCCAAAGAAATTATTCTTCCCGGCGAAAGCGGATTCGTGCTTGCGGGCTACGACACGAAGGCGTGGCGTGACGCAATGCGTTCATTGGTCGAGTCTGATGAGTTACGCCATCGCATGGCGGCGGCAGCTCGCGCGCGCGCCGCGACCAGAGACTGGACGACCGCCTTCAAAGAGTTCTGGGATGAAGATCCCTATCCGCGACCTGATGAGGAAGTTCGCGCAGTAGTTATCGCATAA
- a CDS encoding lysophospholipid acyltransferase family protein yields the protein MTGFDRVLSYMRMRKPLVMVTWHGRLLGSTYHCRRRNVVAMISQHRDGEMVSQVVEHIGYETVRGSSTRGGSAAALAMISKVRAGQTAAMIGDGPRGPIYKLKPGAAYIALASGADVIPAMFAADRAWVFRSWDRFTVPKPFSRVFLYYGETIPNPGADADVREFTRTIEAALEELRLKAEADVEALKQS from the coding sequence GTGACGGGCTTTGACAGAGTTCTGTCCTACATGCGCATGCGGAAGCCGCTGGTGATGGTGACGTGGCACGGACGGCTGCTGGGGTCGACGTATCATTGCCGGCGACGAAACGTTGTGGCGATGATTTCACAGCATCGCGACGGTGAAATGGTATCGCAGGTTGTCGAGCATATCGGATACGAAACCGTGCGCGGCAGTTCGACTCGAGGCGGGTCGGCCGCTGCGCTGGCTATGATCAGCAAGGTTCGCGCAGGACAGACGGCGGCAATGATCGGAGACGGCCCGCGCGGACCGATCTACAAACTTAAACCCGGAGCAGCTTACATCGCTCTGGCCAGCGGTGCGGATGTCATCCCCGCCATGTTCGCGGCAGATCGCGCGTGGGTGTTTCGCTCGTGGGACCGGTTTACAGTACCCAAACCGTTCTCACGGGTTTTTTTGTATTACGGAGAGACTATTCCGAATCCCGGCGCAGATGCAGACGTGCGCGAGTTCACGCGTACGATTGAAGCAGCTTTGGAAGAGTTGCGGCTGAAGGCCGAAGCGGACGTCGAAGCACTCAAGCAGTCATAG
- a CDS encoding response regulator yields MNMNGGNVSDERVPMDILLIEDRDEAIEMVEGAIQETRLRNRMVVARTHLEALHYLRHTVSFGPFDLDHGMTKPGLILLDINMNGQQGFEVLHEIRTDPKLMTIPVVVLTDNLQESDLAYTISHGVTGYFLKPMDPTQLRKVVRDVEDHWNLLWAAPCAN; encoded by the coding sequence ATGAATATGAACGGCGGGAACGTCTCCGATGAGCGGGTGCCAATGGACATCTTGCTGATTGAGGATCGGGATGAAGCCATCGAGATGGTGGAAGGTGCGATACAGGAGACGCGACTCCGCAATCGCATGGTGGTGGCCAGAACGCACTTGGAAGCGCTTCATTATCTGCGGCACACCGTCTCTTTCGGACCTTTCGACCTCGATCATGGCATGACCAAACCGGGATTGATTTTGCTGGACATCAACATGAACGGACAGCAAGGGTTCGAGGTGCTGCATGAGATTCGCACTGACCCGAAACTGATGACGATTCCGGTGGTCGTTCTGACCGACAATCTGCAAGAATCCGATCTGGCGTACACAATTTCGCACGGTGTCACCGGTTACTTTCTGAAGCCGATGGACCCGACACAGCTAAGAAAAGTTGTGCGCGACGTTGAGGATCACTGGAACCTGTTGTGGGCCGCTCCCTGCGCGAATTGA
- a CDS encoding methyltransferase domain-containing protein has protein sequence MPVIEHARKARPQGYTSDNHRKWEFNNSFYQKHLELYLDHMHKLLEFTGAKNVLDAGCGEGIVYRAMQERGYNGKWTGFDYSEEAVEFARIASPEAEWHTASAYEIPFKDEQFDVVFCSQVLEHLPNPDLVLTELDRVAEHWLLVSVPYEPLFRTLTWFSVTLGLGGDPGHVNHWRPADFRRFLRRAGKLHAWERTTVYQIGLVDVRPKHHNKPV, from the coding sequence TTGCCCGTCATTGAGCATGCACGCAAGGCCCGACCGCAGGGCTATACCTCCGACAATCATCGAAAGTGGGAGTTTAACAACTCCTTTTACCAAAAGCACCTCGAGCTTTATCTCGACCATATGCACAAGCTGCTCGAGTTCACGGGTGCAAAGAACGTTCTCGACGCAGGCTGCGGTGAAGGCATCGTTTACCGCGCCATGCAGGAACGGGGTTACAACGGCAAGTGGACCGGCTTCGATTACAGCGAAGAAGCCGTGGAATTCGCACGCATCGCGTCACCGGAAGCCGAGTGGCATACGGCGAGCGCGTATGAGATTCCGTTCAAGGACGAACAGTTCGACGTAGTTTTCTGTTCGCAAGTGCTCGAGCATTTGCCAAATCCGGACCTCGTGCTGACCGAGTTGGACCGAGTTGCCGAACACTGGCTGCTGGTGTCTGTTCCCTACGAACCGCTGTTCAGAACACTGACATGGTTTTCGGTGACGTTGGGATTGGGCGGAGATCCGGGCCACGTGAATCACTGGCGACCCGCCGATTTTCGGAGGTTCCTGCGACGCGCGGGTAAGCTGCACGCGTGGGAGCGCACGACCGTTTACCAGATCGGTTTGGTGGACGTCCGTCCCAAGCATCACAATAAGCCGGTGTAA
- a CDS encoding type II secretion system GspH family protein, translating to MNQRGVTTLELLLVIVIISILTMITMTEFFKVHNRAYVGAALSDLQVLRQAISMHDAEWGYFPPNDANTLPALVAQLRDPDGQPYLTPPSGRNWSSFEYEAPDPGDLYADYDLTVVCNDHFRTQVTVHWDSKVDYVRLGPN from the coding sequence ATGAATCAGCGCGGCGTCACCACCCTTGAGCTACTGCTTGTCATTGTGATTATCAGTATCCTTACCATGATCACGATGACGGAGTTCTTCAAGGTACATAATCGTGCATACGTCGGCGCCGCATTGTCGGACCTGCAGGTGCTCCGTCAGGCGATCTCGATGCACGATGCGGAGTGGGGTTACTTTCCACCCAACGATGCGAATACGCTGCCTGCGCTCGTCGCACAGCTCCGTGATCCAGATGGTCAGCCCTACTTGACGCCACCCTCCGGCAGGAACTGGAGTTCTTTTGAATATGAGGCACCGGATCCGGGAGACCTCTATGCGGATTATGATTTAACCGTCGTCTGTAATGACCACTTCCGAACGCAGGTTACGGTGCACTGGGATTCGAAGGTAGACTATGTTCGATTAGGTCCAAATTAA